In Chloroflexota bacterium, a single window of DNA contains:
- a CDS encoding YggT family protein — MISLYRLINMVFWVLDLAILLRVLFSWINADPSNVLVRLVYQITEPILVPLRRLIPPVAGLDVTPIIALVLLELLQRFITSLIF; from the coding sequence ATGATAAGCCTATATCGCCTCATAAACATGGTCTTCTGGGTGCTTGACTTGGCCATTCTCCTGCGTGTGCTCTTTTCTTGGATCAATGCTGATCCAAGCAATGTGCTCGTGCGGCTCGTCTATCAGATCACAGAACCAATCCTGGTTCCCTTGCGGCGTTTGATCCCGCCTGTTGCCGGCCTGGACGTCACGCCCATCATAGCACTCGTCCTACTCGAGTTGCTGCAGCGTTTCATCACTTCGCTCATCTTTTGA
- a CDS encoding YggU family protein → MSKETLGQIIRESQQGVIVAVHVVPRSPRDEIAGTYGNALRIRLKAPPVEGAANAALLAFMAQVLDIPRRQVKILSGQTSRHKLLVISNLTKDQVQQKLIPNLPH, encoded by the coding sequence ATGAGCAAGGAGACTCTAGGGCAAATCATTCGCGAAAGCCAACAAGGCGTCATCGTGGCCGTTCACGTGGTGCCACGCTCGCCCAGGGATGAAATCGCTGGCACATATGGCAATGCGCTGCGCATACGCCTAAAGGCGCCACCCGTGGAAGGCGCCGCCAATGCTGCCCTGCTTGCCTTTATGGCGCAGGTGCTGGACATCCCCCGACGTCAGGTAAAAATCCTCTCCGGACAAACCTCCAGACACAAACTCCTGGTCATCTCCAACCTGACCAAAGATCAGGTCCAGCAAAAACTAATCCCAAACCTCCCCCACTGA
- a CDS encoding PD40 domain-containing protein: MALGNPYVVERPLTEGDLSVGRYEALAGVVQTLKRGRRLVLVYGPTRMGRTSFLWQLAKELAPDFVPVYVNLSWPKDGSAEKAIQEFRAKVEGELGKASEQAALGSSDGGNGSATGEGAVPSSSAMQGRKVVILTDGLSVVDLSGEAGMEWVARWQEWMNAMPALHCVLAIEGVRPEAGVFNNVALSSLPSFELEGLSLDETERLLLKPVQSQMSYEFEAARRIWQLTSGHPYFVQLFGYVLFEARSGRGRLGLHDVEKAIPDVLAAGEAVMKRMWESCSPEAKILVALANELRGRHGVVMQRDWHDAAQQKGLELSDAVFERGVAELLARGILQRLSADSYRFSLDLFRLWIGKEKTYPLLLTGKGRQFTLAARRSGPWPAFQWSTIALWLAGLALVIGVVMLWNMRGTAERMIMGTSPTATPLPFATRATLEIGPALERIAYMAKSNPDATWDIWVMRGDGSDPRCLTDDPANDMAPTWSPDGKYIAFVSDREGNKEIYVMKADGTQQVNLTQHPSEDWTPSWSPDGKHIAFASYRDGNWEIYVMEADGSNVQRLTRNTAADYAPCWSPDGQKIAFQSNRDGNWEIYVMNRDGSGLQRLTEDEATDSSPAWSPDGTLIAFESYRDGNMEIYLMSLDGSEQRNITNDPYSNEHGPAWARRGTRLLYYSSRDGGWDIFSIRPDGTEKDNLTLSPALEQRPVWNEKG, from the coding sequence ATGGCTTTAGGCAATCCATACGTTGTGGAACGCCCGCTGACGGAGGGTGACCTCTCTGTTGGTCGCTACGAGGCATTGGCGGGAGTCGTACAGACGCTGAAAAGGGGACGGCGGCTTGTCCTGGTCTATGGACCGACGCGTATGGGCCGGACCTCTTTTCTTTGGCAGTTGGCCAAGGAACTGGCTCCTGATTTCGTCCCGGTATACGTGAATCTGAGTTGGCCCAAGGATGGCAGTGCAGAGAAGGCGATCCAGGAATTCCGGGCTAAGGTGGAGGGGGAACTGGGCAAAGCGTCGGAGCAGGCGGCTCTTGGCTCGTCCGATGGTGGCAATGGAAGCGCGACAGGAGAAGGCGCTGTTCCCTCTTCCAGTGCCATGCAGGGGCGCAAAGTAGTGATCCTGACCGATGGCCTGTCCGTGGTTGACCTGAGCGGCGAGGCGGGCATGGAGTGGGTAGCGCGTTGGCAGGAGTGGATGAATGCCATGCCCGCTCTGCATTGTGTCCTAGCCATCGAGGGAGTCAGGCCAGAGGCCGGGGTCTTTAACAATGTGGCGTTGTCGTCGTTGCCCTCGTTTGAGTTAGAGGGGCTGAGTTTGGATGAAACCGAGAGGTTGCTGCTGAAGCCAGTCCAAAGCCAGATGAGCTATGAGTTTGAGGCAGCGCGTCGCATCTGGCAATTGACTTCAGGCCATCCTTATTTTGTGCAGCTCTTTGGTTATGTGCTGTTTGAGGCTCGTTCAGGCAGAGGGCGTTTGGGATTGCACGACGTGGAAAAGGCTATACCGGATGTGCTGGCTGCTGGCGAGGCAGTCATGAAGCGCATGTGGGAGAGTTGCTCGCCCGAAGCCAAGATTCTAGTCGCTCTTGCAAACGAGTTGCGAGGGCGTCACGGGGTTGTCATGCAACGAGATTGGCACGATGCGGCCCAACAAAAGGGATTGGAATTGTCTGATGCGGTGTTCGAAAGGGGTGTGGCTGAGCTATTGGCCAGGGGTATCCTGCAGCGTCTTAGCGCGGACAGTTACCGCTTCAGTTTAGATTTGTTTCGCCTCTGGATAGGCAAGGAGAAAACATATCCGCTGCTTTTGACAGGGAAGGGAAGGCAATTCACCTTGGCGGCGCGGCGTTCCGGTCCCTGGCCTGCTTTCCAATGGAGCACCATTGCATTATGGCTGGCTGGTTTGGCACTGGTGATCGGTGTGGTTATGTTGTGGAACATGCGCGGTACGGCTGAGCGGATGATTATGGGAACGTCGCCCACCGCTACTCCTCTTCCATTCGCCACGCGCGCCACTTTGGAGATTGGACCTGCTTTGGAACGCATTGCCTACATGGCCAAGAGCAATCCAGATGCAACGTGGGACATCTGGGTGATGCGTGGGGATGGGTCCGATCCCCGGTGTTTGACCGATGACCCAGCGAACGATATGGCTCCGACCTGGTCGCCGGATGGCAAATACATTGCCTTCGTTTCGGATCGGGAGGGCAACAAGGAAATCTATGTGATGAAGGCAGATGGCACGCAGCAGGTCAACCTCACGCAACATCCCTCCGAGGATTGGACGCCTTCCTGGTCGCCAGACGGGAAGCACATCGCCTTTGCTTCCTATCGCGATGGCAACTGGGAGATCTATGTCATGGAGGCTGATGGGTCAAATGTGCAGCGTTTGACGCGGAACACGGCAGCGGACTATGCGCCATGCTGGTCTCCAGATGGGCAAAAGATCGCCTTCCAATCGAACCGCGATGGCAATTGGGAGATTTATGTGATGAACCGCGATGGCTCAGGATTGCAACGCCTCACGGAGGACGAAGCCACGGATTCTTCTCCAGCCTGGTCTCCGGATGGGACTCTGATTGCATTCGAGAGCTACCGCGATGGCAACATGGAAATCTACCTCATGTCCCTCGATGGTTCGGAGCAGCGCAATATCACCAACGACCCCTACTCAAACGAGCACGGGCCAGCGTGGGCCAGGCGTGGCACGAGGCTATTGTACTACTCCAGCCGCGATGGAGGGTGGGATATCTTCTCCATCAGACCGGATGGGACGGAGAAGGACAACCTGACGCTGAGCCCTGCTTTGGAGCAAAGGCCGGTTTGGAATGAGAAGGGATAA